The sequence CCCTCAAGCGGCACAGCGACGTCGTCGAAGCCTGGATCGTGCTCGCCACCTGGATCCTCGCCCTGCTGGCGGGAGTGCTCACGGGGCAGGCGGCGGCCCGTTCCATGGACTCGGCGCTCTCCGCGCGGCGGGCCCAGGTGCACGCCATGTCCGCCGTGCTCACCGACGGCGCGGCGAAGGCCCCGCCCGCGGCCGGCGGATACGACGACGGCCGGGTGTGGGCCACCGTGCGCTGGACGAGCGCGGACGGAGCCGTGCACACGGACCGGGCGAAGGTGTACCCGGGCGCCCCGGCCGGCAGCCGGGTCACGGTGTGGACCAACGACACGGGCCGGATCGTCGCCGCGCCCACCACCCCGACCGAAGGCATGCTGCAGACGGTCCTCGCCGGTGTCCTCGTGGCTCAGGTCGCCGGTACGGCCGTCTGGGCCTCGGGCCGACTGGTGCGCGCCCGGCTCGTCCGGCGACGGCTGGCCGAATGGGACGAGGAATGGAAGCGGGTCGGGCCCGAGTGGCGGAACCTGAGCGGGGGCAGGGGCTGATCAGCGAAAACCGGCGCGGCTTTCAGCGTCTCGACGCCCCGGGGAGACGAGTCGCCGTGATGTTCTGCTACGACGACCACGACAACGGCGGGCGGGTCCGGGCCGCTGTGCTCGCCGGCGGGGATCGACGCGGGAGTGCCGTCGGCCGTCCTGCGGGGCAGTTCCGGCGCCCGGCCCGGACGGCGGTGAGCGGGAGGAGACAGTCGTGGAGGAGAGGCTTTCGGTGCGCGCCCTGATGAACGAGGCGCCGTACTCGATCAGCGAGGACGAGACGCTGCTGATGGCCTGGGAGGTCATGGAGCGGTCCGGGCAGCGCCATCTGCCGGTGGTCCGGCCGGACGGCTGCTGTGCCGGAGTTCTGGACGGCGCGGAGCTGGCCGTCGCCTGTGCGGCACCCGCGGTGACCCTGTCCCGTCGGAGGGTGGGCGACCTCGTGCACGGGCGCCGCACGGTCACGGTCCATCCGGAGGAGTCGACGCTGCGCGCGGCGGCCGTGATGACGGAGGAGCACATGGACGCGCTGCCGGTCACCGACGCGCACGGACGACTGACCGGCCTGCTCACCGCGCGGGACTACGTCGTCGCCGCCGCGGGCTCGCACCGGCGCACCGGACCGGCTCCGGCACCGGCACGGGAGCCGTCCCGTCCGCCCCACACGCGTGCCACGCTGTCCGGGCTGCCGCCTCGCCGAAGGGACCGGGAACGCGGCATTCCCATCCCGTAGGGGCCGTAGGGGAGATCGGCCGGCTCGGGGCGCTCCACACGGCCGCGCACACACCGGCGTGCCGCCCCCGGGTGCCATGCCGCCCTAGCCGCGCAGCGCCTCGAACGCTTGCCGTGCACTGTTCGCGATAGCGAAGTCGATGTCCGGTGCCAGGCCCGCCCGCCGGTCCGCGCGGGTGAGCGCGGCCATGGCCACCCGGTCGCCCGAGTCCGCCTCCACCACGCCGATCTCGTGCCGCAGATGCAGGAACGTGCCCGTCTTGCCGCTCCATCGCAGGGAGTCCGCGCGCAGTTCACCGGCGAGCCGCTGGGTGAAGACCTGAAGGCCCATCAACCTGCGCACCTCGGCCGTCGCCCGGGGATACGAGACCTCGTCCCGCCACACCCGCTGCAAAAGATCCACGAGCGCCGCGGCCGAGCCGAGGTTGGCACGGGCCGGATCCAGGGTCTCGATGGTGTGCCGGCCCGCGCGCTCGTCGCGAACGGCCAGTTCCAGGGCGAGGGAGAAGTCGTTGCCCGCGGCACCGGCGGCACATTCGTACATGTGGTTCATCCGGTGCCGGATCCGTATGCCTTCGCAACCCCACGCGCGCAGGCGCGCGTCGACGTCCGCCGGCGGCACCAGCTCGAACAGCGCGTCGGCGGCAGCGTTGTCGCTCACCGACAGCATCAGCAGAAGCAGATCACCGACGGCCACCGTGGCCGGATGCCGGAACGCCGCGAGCCCGGTGGGTCCGACGCTGCTCGTGGCCGGGTCGAGCGTCACCGGGCGTGCCGGGTCGAGGTCCCCGGCCGCGATCCGGTCCAGCACGGCCAGGGCGAGCGGGACCTTCGCCACCGAGGCCAGGGGCAGCGGCTCCCCGACGTCGAAACCGAGCTGTTCGCCCGAGTCGATGTCGCGGGCGAGGAACGAACCGCGGACCCCGAGGGCCGCCCAGTCCCGTGCGATCGCCTCGGCGACGTCGAGGAGGCCGCCGTCACCGGCCACGCAGGCCGGCCGGTGGGCCGCTGCCGCGCTCATCCGCGTGCCGCCAGCCGCGCCGGAACGTCCTCGCCCGCGGATCCGGCCCGCCGGGGATCCGGCGGGCCGGTCGCCGCGCCGGCGGCGCCCGCGAGCGAGACGACCAGCCAGTCGGGCACGTCCACCGCGCCCCGCTGCCGCGGTGTCCCGCGCACGTCGTAGCCACGGTGCAGCGAGACATCGGCAAGCGGCGCCCACCTCGCGCCGTGCTGCCGTGCGAACGGCTCGGCACACAAGAGCACCGACCGGCCGGCCAGGGTCTCGGCGAGCGCGGTGGCCGCCGGTCCGGCCGACCGGATCAGCCCTTCGGGCAGCCCGGACCGAGCGGCGGCACGCGCCAGCCTGTCGTACGCGTACGGCACTTCGTCCTCCGCCGGGACCAGGAGCGGCAGAGCGGTGGGAAGGCCACCGCTCGCGGCCCGGCTCCGGCGCGGCCGCAGGTCCTC is a genomic window of Streptomyces griseochromogenes containing:
- a CDS encoding HPP family protein, coding for MEERLSVRALMNEAPYSISEDETLLMAWEVMERSGQRHLPVVRPDGCCAGVLDGAELAVACAAPAVTLSRRRVGDLVHGRRTVTVHPEESTLRAAAVMTEEHMDALPVTDAHGRLTGLLTARDYVVAAAGSHRRTGPAPAPAREPSRPPHTRATLSGLPPRRRDRERGIPIP
- a CDS encoding serine hydrolase — its product is MSAAAAHRPACVAGDGGLLDVAEAIARDWAALGVRGSFLARDIDSGEQLGFDVGEPLPLASVAKVPLALAVLDRIAAGDLDPARPVTLDPATSSVGPTGLAAFRHPATVAVGDLLLLMLSVSDNAAADALFELVPPADVDARLRAWGCEGIRIRHRMNHMYECAAGAAGNDFSLALELAVRDERAGRHTIETLDPARANLGSAAALVDLLQRVWRDEVSYPRATAEVRRLMGLQVFTQRLAGELRADSLRWSGKTGTFLHLRHEIGVVEADSGDRVAMAALTRADRRAGLAPDIDFAIANSARQAFEALRG